A region of Peromyscus maniculatus bairdii isolate BWxNUB_F1_BW_parent chromosome 7, HU_Pman_BW_mat_3.1, whole genome shotgun sequence DNA encodes the following proteins:
- the Pif1 gene encoding ATP-dependent DNA helicase PIF1, whose product MLSSTQAATGECDDAELRCRVAVEELSPGGQPRKRQALRTADLSLGRNERRELMLRLQAPGPAGRPRCFPLRAVRLFTRFAAAGRSTLRLPADGVPRAGSVQLLLSDCPPERLRRFLRTLRLKLAAAPGPGPASARAQLLGPRPRDFVTISPVQPEELRRAVATRAPDSSLEKQPTESKPSTEAPRWPLPVKKLSMRSSKPKLSEEQAAVLRAVLKGQSIFFTGSAGTGKSYLLKHILGSLPPTGTVATASTGVAACHIGGTTLHAFAGIGSGQAPLAQCVALAHRPGVRQGWLNCQRLVIDEISMVEADLFDKLEAVARAVRQQKKPFGGIQLIICGDFLQLPPVTKGSQLPRFCFQAKSWRRCVPVTLELTEVWRQADQTFISLLQAVRLGRCSDEVTRQLRATAAHKVGRDGIVATRLCTHQDDVALTNEKRLKELPGEIHSFEAIDSDPELARTLDAQCPASRVLQLKLGAQVMLVKNLSVSRGLVNGARGVVVGFESEGRGLPQVRFLCGVTEVIRMDRWTIQVTGGQFLSRQQLPLQLAWAMSIHKSQGMSLDCVEISLGRVFASGQAYVALSRARSLQGLRVLDFDPTVVRCDSRVLHFYTTLRQGRGLRLESQDDEAADSDLENMDPNL is encoded by the exons ATGCTTTCTAGCACCCAGGCGGCGACAGGTGAATGTGACGACGCGGAGCTGCGGTGCCGGGTGGCCGTGGAGGAGCTGAGTCCTGGAGGGCAGCCTCGCAAGCGCCAGGCCCTGCGCACTGCCGACCTGAGCCTAGGTCGAAACGAACGCCGCGAGTTAATGCTGCGACTGCAGGCACCGGGACCTGCGGGGCGCCCACGCTGCTTCCCGCTACGCGCCGTGCGCCTCTTCACCCGCTTCGCTGCGGCCGGGCGCAGCACGCTGCGGCTCCCAGCGGATGGTGTCCCCCGGGCTGGCTCAGTGCAGTTGCTGCTCTCCGACTGTCCCCCGGAGCGCCTGCGCCGCTTCCTGCGCACGCTGCGCCTGAAGCTGGCGGCTGCCCCCGGGCCAGGACCCGCCTCTGCCCGCGCACAACTGCTCGGCCCGCGACCTCGAGACTTTGTCACCATCAGTCCAGTGCAACCGGAGGAACTGCGGCGTGCTGTGGCCACCCGGGCTCCAGATTCCTCTCTGGAGAAGCAGCCAACAGAATCAAAGCCTAGTACG GAAGCTCCAAGGTGGCCGCTGCCTGTGAAGAAGCTGAGCATGCGCTCCAGCAAACCGAAGCTTTCCGAGGAGCAGGCTGCTGTGCTACGGGCAGTCCTGAAAGGCCAGAGCATTTTCTTCACTGGGAGTGCAG GGACAGGAAAGTCCTATTTGCTGAAGCATATCCTGGGCTCCCTGCCCCCTACTGGCACTGTGGCCACTGCCAGCACTGGGGTAGCAGCTTGCCACATCGGGGGCACCACCCTTCATGCCTTTGCAG GCATCGGCTCAGGTCAGGCTCCCCTGGCCCAGTGTGTGGCCCTGGCCCATCGGCCAGGTGTGCGTCAGGGCTGGCTGAACTGCCAACGGTTGGTCATTGATGAGATCTCCATGGTAGAGGCAGACTTGTTTGACAAGCTGGAAGCTGTGGCCAG AGCTGTCCGGCAACAGAAGAAGCCATTTGGAGGGATCCAGCTCATCATCTGTGGGGACTTCCTACAGTTGCCACCAGTGACCAAAGGCTCCCAGCTCCCTCGATTCTGCTTCCAG GCCAAGAGCTGGAGGAGATGTGTGCCAGTGACTCTGGAGCTGACTGAGgtatggagacaggcagatcagaCCTTCATCTCTCTGCTGCAAGCTGTGAGGCTGGGCAG ATGTTCAGATGAAGTGACCCGCCAGCTCAGGGCCACAGCTGCCCATAAGGTGGGAAGAGATGGAATTGTCGCCACAAGACTCTGCACCCACCAGGACGACGTGGCCCTTACCAATGAGAAGCGGCTGAAGGAGCTACCAG gtgagaTACACAGCTTTGAGGCCATCGACAGTGACCCCGAGCTCGCCCGGACCCTGGACGCCCAGTGTCCTGCTAGTCGTGTCCTTCAGTTAAAGCTGGGGGCTCAG GTCATGCTGGTGAAGAACTTGTCAGTGTCTCGGGGCCTGGTGAATGGAGCCCGGGGAGTGGTAGTTGGGTTTGAGTCAGAAGGGAGAG GGCTTCCCCAGGTACGGTTCCTGTGTGGGGTCACTGAGGTCATCCGCATGGACCGCTGGACGATACAGGTCACTGGGGGCCAGTTCCTCAGCCGGCAGCAGCTTCCCTTACAGCTGGCCTGGGCAATGTCCATCCACAAAAGCCAG GGCATGTCTCTGGACTGTGTGGAGATCTCTCTGGGCCGCGTGTTTGCCAGCGGTCAAGCCTATGTGGCCCTGTCCAGGGCCCGCAGCCTACAGGGCCTCCGCGTGCTGGACTTTGACCCCACGGTGGTTCGCTGTGACTCCCGAGTGCTACATTTCTATACCACCCTGCGGCAGGGCAGGGGCCTCCGTCTG GAGTCCCAGGATGATGAGGCAGCAGACTCTGATCTGGAGAACATGGACCCAAACCTCTGA